In Ignavibacteria bacterium, the genomic window GTTTTTCTGGAACTAACGTTGCAAGATCGGGACCTATTTCGCAAGCGATTTTCACAATTTCTTCATTGGTGGACATTTCAAGATCGAGTTTTGTTTTTACCATATCGCGAAGTAATCTAACATCACGGTCATTAACATGCCTTCTGTCTTCTCTGAGATGACAAACAATTCCATCAGCACCGGCAAGTTCACATATCATTGCTGCAGTTACAGGATCGGGTTCAAATTCTCCCCTCGCCTGCCGAAGAGTAGCAACATGATCAATATTTATACAAAGTCTCATTATTAAATCCTTTTAATTAATTCAATAAATGAATCGAAACTAATTCCGTAGACTTCGGTTCTGTGTCTAATTACAGAAATTAAGTCGATTGACAACATAATAAAGTAGTGAATCAAAACGCAATATATAAATGAACGGGTTTTCAATGCTAAAATTCCTAATCCGATTGCACCAAAAATCGCACCGAATGTTTCAAGCTCAGGTTTCCCGAAGTGCAAAATCACAAATGGGATCATTTGAATGAATACAGCATAGTAGCCAAATTTTTTTTCAAGTCCGAACAACATATATCCGCGCCAAATAAATTCCCAGCCGATCATGTAAATTAGCATTCCAAATTCATAATAGAGAAAAATGTTCCAATAAGATTTTGCTAGCTGCAAGTGCGGCTGAGTTGAGATAAAACCTTCAAGTGAGCTGACGAACCAAAGAATCGGCATAAATATTAATACAACTATTGACGTGATTTTTAAGCCAAGCTTATAGTCTCCAATCGTAATACCAAACTCTGAGAGTTTTCTTTTATGTAAAAAAACGATCAACAGAATCGTCAGAATAAAAAGTACTGTGAAATCGCCGACAAACCAATATAGATATTCATACAGATTTAAAAAAAAAGAATTTTGGAAATGGTGTGATAATTCAATCCTGAAAAATCTTCTGCTGGTATAATAGTGATTGATAGTGTTTAAAATTGTAGTCGCGAGGAATACAATGATGATATCTTTATCGAGCTTCTTTAGTTCTGAATAGACTTCGTCAAGTATTTTTTTCATTTACGTAAAATTCTCACGTCATTCTGCTGCATAAAAATAAACATTTCTAAATTAAGTTACCTTCTAAGTCACCTTTGAGTGAAAATTCAGCGGCTTGACATGAAAGCAATATTTCTTTATATTAGCACTCGTTATTAAAGAGTGCTAATTAAACATTAAGTCATATAACATAAATTGAGAATTTTATTAAAAAAGGAGAAAAAATATGGCAAAATTAACCATTAAACCTCTATCTGATAGAGTAATTGTAAAACCCTCCCCCGCTGAAGAAGTCACTAAAGGCGGAATCTTTTTACCGGATACAGCTCAAGAAAAACCACAAAAAGGAGAAATCGTTGCTGTCGGAGCGGGCAAAGTTGCTGAAGACAGCGGCAAAGCAATTCCAATGTCAGTTAAAGTTGGTGATCAAGTGCTTTATGGAAAATACTCTGGCACGGAAATAAAAATTGACGGCGAAGAGTATTTGATCATGCGTGAATCAGACATTTTCGCAATTTTATAATAATTGAAAATTAATTTAAGGAGATTAAAATATGTCAGCTAAAATAATTGAGTTTAATCTTGAGGCAAGAACTAAACTTAAAAAAGGCGTTGACCAGCTTGCAAATGCTGTTAAGGTTACCCTTGGTCCAAAGGGACGAAATGTTGTTATTGATAAGAAATTCGGTGCGCCAACCATTACCAAAGATGGTGTAACCGTAGCTAAGGAAATCGAACTTGAAGATCCCATTGAAAATATGGGTGCTCAAATGGTCCGCGAAGTCGCATCAAAGACAAGTGATGTTGCCGGTGATGGAACAACTACTGCAACAGTGTTAGCTCAAGCAATTTATCAAGAAGGATTGAAAAACGTTACTGCCGGTGCAAATCCAATGGATTTGAAACGTGGAGTCGATATTGCAGTGGAAGGTATAGTTGAAAATCTGAAAAAGATGAGCAAGACCGTAGAGAGCAGCAAAGAGATTGCACAAGTCGGTACAATTTCTGCAAACAATGATGAATCTGTCGGAAAGATAATTGCAGAAGCAATGGATAAAGTCGGTAAAGATGGAGTAATCACAGTTGAAGAAGCAAAAGGTACAGAAACAACTTTAGATGTAGTCGAAGGAATGCAATTCGATCGTGGATATCTTTCACCTTACTTTGTTACAAATGCAGATTCCATGGAAGCAGTTCTCGAAGATCCATATTTATTAATTCACGATAAGAAAATTTCTGCAATGAAAGACCTTCTTCCAATTCTTGAGAAGATTGCGCAATCAGGTAAATCATTATTGATCATTGCAGAGGAACTCGAAGGTGAAGCACTCGCAACATTAGTCGTAAATAAATTACGCGGTACTTTAAGAGTTTGTGCAGTGAAAGCACCTGGGTTCGGTGATAGAAGAAAAGCTATGCTGGAAGATATAGCAATTCTCACAAACGGAACTGTTATCTCCGAAGAAAAAGGATTCAAATTGGAGAATTCACAGCTTTCTTACTTAGGTCAAGCAAAGAAAGTTGTTATCGACAAAGATAACACTACTATCGTCGAGGGTGCTGGAAAGAAAGATGAGATCAAGAAGCGAATCAATGAGATAAAAGTCCAGATTGAAAAGACCACTTCAGATTATGACAAAGAAAAATTACAAGAAAGACAAGCTAAACTATCCGGCGGAGTAGCAGTATTAAAAGTCGGTGCAGCTACTGAAATCGAAATGAAAGAGAAGAAAGCTCGTGTTGAGGATGCACTCCATGCAACTCGTGCAGCTGTCGAAGAAGGGGTAATTCCTGGCGGTGGAGTTGCATATTTAAGAGCAATTATCGATTTAAAAGTAAAGACCGCTAATGAAGATCAACAAACCGGAGTTGATATTGTAAAGAAATCACTCGAAGCACCGATCAGATTCATTGTTGAAAATGCCGGAGTCGAAGGTTCAGTCGTAGTTCAAAAAGTTAAAGAAGGAAAAGATGATTTCGGCTTTAACGCAGCAACCGAAGTCTACGAAAACTTAATGGCTGCTGGTGTTATCGATCCAACAAAAGTTGCAAGGACTGCATTACAAAATGCAGCATCAGTTGCCTCAATGTTGATCACAACCGAAGCCGTAGTTGTGGAAAAACCGAAGAAAGAACCTGCAATGCCATCAATGCCTCCAGGCGGTATGGGTGGAATGGATTATTAAAATTCAATCCAATTCGAAAAAGAAAATCCCGTCTTCATGACGGGATTTTTATTTTAAAGCAAATCCTTGAAGGTTCCAGATGGATTCATTTGCTACTGTCGCCAACTGGTCAGTGACAGCAATTAATATTCACAACCTTAAAGTTTTAAATTTATTGAGCGGGCGACGGGATTCGGACCCGCGACCCTTAGCTTGGGAAGCTAATGCTCTACCAACTGAGCTACACCCGCAAATCAAGATTTTCTTTCATATGCAACTTAGAAAACAAAAACTTATCTTTCAAGTGTGTTTATTTCATTATTAATTAATCTTTGAGAAAATCATTTCACTATGAATGCAAAAATAAAAGTTGCAGTTATCTTCAACGAACCAAAGGGGGAAGTTTATGAACATGTCGTGGATATTAGTAAGCATAAACTTGATTTCGAAGCATTCTTTG contains:
- a CDS encoding CPBP family intramembrane metalloprotease — encoded protein: MKKILDEVYSELKKLDKDIIIVFLATTILNTINHYYTSRRFFRIELSHHFQNSFFLNLYEYLYWFVGDFTVLFILTILLIVFLHKRKLSEFGITIGDYKLGLKITSIVVLIFMPILWFVSSLEGFISTQPHLQLAKSYWNIFLYYEFGMLIYMIGWEFIWRGYMLFGLEKKFGYYAVFIQMIPFVILHFGKPELETFGAIFGAIGLGILALKTRSFIYCVLIHYFIMLSIDLISVIRHRTEVYGISFDSFIELIKRI
- a CDS encoding co-chaperone GroES; the protein is MAKLTIKPLSDRVIVKPSPAEEVTKGGIFLPDTAQEKPQKGEIVAVGAGKVAEDSGKAIPMSVKVGDQVLYGKYSGTEIKIDGEEYLIMRESDIFAIL
- the groL gene encoding chaperonin GroEL, with protein sequence MSAKIIEFNLEARTKLKKGVDQLANAVKVTLGPKGRNVVIDKKFGAPTITKDGVTVAKEIELEDPIENMGAQMVREVASKTSDVAGDGTTTATVLAQAIYQEGLKNVTAGANPMDLKRGVDIAVEGIVENLKKMSKTVESSKEIAQVGTISANNDESVGKIIAEAMDKVGKDGVITVEEAKGTETTLDVVEGMQFDRGYLSPYFVTNADSMEAVLEDPYLLIHDKKISAMKDLLPILEKIAQSGKSLLIIAEELEGEALATLVVNKLRGTLRVCAVKAPGFGDRRKAMLEDIAILTNGTVISEEKGFKLENSQLSYLGQAKKVVIDKDNTTIVEGAGKKDEIKKRINEIKVQIEKTTSDYDKEKLQERQAKLSGGVAVLKVGAATEIEMKEKKARVEDALHATRAAVEEGVIPGGGVAYLRAIIDLKVKTANEDQQTGVDIVKKSLEAPIRFIVENAGVEGSVVVQKVKEGKDDFGFNAATEVYENLMAAGVIDPTKVARTALQNAASVASMLITTEAVVVEKPKKEPAMPSMPPGGMGGMDY